A part of Anaerotignum faecicola genomic DNA contains:
- a CDS encoding ATP-binding protein: MIEITAEIRALIDKAAAGVELAGDEYIDPSDGLIHCKKCGGQRQTVVPCFGKSGYFMPRCICQCQREAEEQRKAAEERQRRMERIKRRKAQGLQDRYLYDYTFANDNGENPLMDKARAYVENWKEAYKSNIGLLLFGDVGTGKSFFAGCIANALLDQDVPVLMTNFPIILNRLTGMFSEDRSEFIASFDEYDLLIIDDLGVERSTEYAMEQMFFVIDSRYRSRRPMIITTNLKLSELKNPPDLAHARIYDRILERCAPILFDGNNFREENAGATRQAAKDIVNSKHD; encoded by the coding sequence ATGATTGAGATTACCGCAGAAATCCGGGCGCTGATCGACAAGGCAGCCGCCGGTGTGGAACTGGCCGGGGACGAGTATATAGACCCGTCAGACGGGCTCATTCACTGTAAGAAATGCGGCGGCCAGAGGCAGACCGTTGTGCCATGCTTCGGGAAATCCGGCTACTTTATGCCGCGCTGCATCTGCCAGTGCCAGCGGGAGGCTGAGGAGCAGCGCAAGGCTGCTGAAGAACGGCAGCGCCGCATGGAGCGTATCAAACGCCGAAAGGCACAGGGCTTGCAAGACCGCTATCTCTATGACTACACCTTTGCCAACGACAACGGCGAAAACCCATTGATGGACAAGGCCCGCGCCTATGTGGAGAACTGGAAGGAGGCATATAAGAGCAATATCGGGCTTTTGCTGTTTGGAGATGTGGGAACCGGCAAGTCTTTCTTCGCCGGATGTATTGCCAACGCTTTGCTTGACCAGGATGTGCCGGTGCTGATGACAAACTTCCCCATCATTCTGAACCGCCTGACCGGGATGTTCTCTGAGGACAGGTCGGAGTTTATTGCCAGCTTTGACGAGTATGACCTGCTTATCATTGACGATCTGGGCGTAGAGCGCAGTACCGAATATGCTATGGAGCAGATGTTTTTCGTCATCGACAGCCGCTACCGCAGCCGCAGGCCCATGATTATCACAACAAACTTGAAACTGTCCGAGCTGAAAAACCCGCCTGACCTGGCCCACGCTCGTATCTATGACCGTATTCTGGAACGGTGTGCGCCGATTCTCTTTGACGGGAATAATTTCCGGGAAGAAAATGCCGGTGCTACCCGACAGGCAGCAAAAGACATTGTAAACAGTAAGCACGATTGA
- a CDS encoding transposon-encoded TnpW family protein, with translation MNKEPRTMQAADAAAVSRAPENTPAIVKKIGKTTYKVHVHFSNTSTETMSDKIKRMLKKEIQQM, from the coding sequence ATGAACAAAGAACCCCGTACTATGCAGGCGGCAGACGCCGCTGCTGTGTCCAGAGCGCCGGAAAACACGCCAGCGATTGTAAAGAAAATCGGCAAGACAACCTACAAGGTTCATGTCCATTTCAGCAATACCAGCACAGAAACCATGAGCGATAAAATCAAGCGTATGCTCAAAAAGGAAATTCAGCAGATGTGA
- a CDS encoding VirB4-like conjugal transfer ATPase, CD1110 family encodes MQKETRRNSAAGSAKPNPPRKLTRAEKKQIAEIIRQAKGDGKAHTAQQTIPYIQMYPDGICKVTGRKYSKTVAFEDINYQLAQADDKTAIFENWCDFLNYFDASVSVQLSFINQGTQRGEAEKAVNIPAQEDAFNSIRTEYRDMLKNQLAKGNNGLVKAKYITFAIEADSLGAAKSRLARIETDVLNNFKLLGVSARPMTGYERLKMLHGIFHPEGGQFAFDFSWLAPSGLSTKDFIAPSSFRFGEGRYFRMGRKIGAVSFLEILAPELNDRILSDILDLETGVIVNLHIHSIDQTEAIKTIKRKITDLDKMKIEEQKKAVRSGYDMDIIPSDLATFGSEAKNLLQDLQSRNERMFLLTFLVVNMADTKRKLENDVFAAAGIAQKNNCALTRLDYQQEAGLMSSVPLGENLIPIQRGLTTSSTAIFIPFITQELFQTGAALYYGLNALSNNMILCDRKQLKNPNGLILGTPGSGKSFAAKREMTNAFLITDDDIIICDPEAEYFSLVQRLDGQVIRLSPTGKGIDGKPQYVNPMDINLNYSEDDSPLALKSDFILSLCELVIGGKEGLQPVDKTVIDRAVRNVYRPFLADPDPEKMPILGDLYNELLKQPEPEAARIAAALELYVSGSLNVFNHRTNVELSNRLVCFDIKQLGKQLKKLGMLIVQDQVWNRVTVNRAERKSTRYFMDEFHLLLKEEQTAAYSVEIWKRFRKWGGIPTAITQNVKDLLASREVENIFENSDFVLMLNQAAGDRAILAKQLNISPQQMKYVTHTEAGEGLIFYGNVVLPFVDRFPKDTELYRVMTTKPEEVGEA; translated from the coding sequence TTGCAAAAGGAAACACGAAGAAACAGCGCGGCGGGAAGCGCAAAGCCTAACCCGCCCCGCAAGCTCACCCGCGCCGAGAAAAAGCAGATTGCGGAAATCATCAGACAGGCAAAGGGCGACGGGAAAGCGCACACCGCGCAGCAGACAATCCCTTATATCCAGATGTACCCGGACGGTATCTGCAAGGTTACGGGACGGAAATACTCAAAGACCGTCGCCTTTGAAGATATTAACTATCAGCTTGCACAGGCAGACGACAAGACCGCCATTTTTGAGAACTGGTGCGACTTCCTCAACTACTTTGACGCTTCCGTTTCGGTGCAGCTCTCTTTCATCAATCAGGGGACGCAGCGCGGCGAAGCGGAAAAGGCGGTCAATATCCCGGCACAGGAGGACGCTTTCAATTCTATCCGCACAGAATACCGGGATATGCTGAAAAACCAGCTTGCAAAGGGCAACAACGGGCTTGTCAAAGCAAAATATATCACCTTTGCCATTGAAGCCGACAGTCTGGGCGCGGCGAAATCCCGCCTTGCCCGTATCGAAACGGACGTACTCAACAACTTTAAGCTCTTGGGCGTGTCTGCCCGCCCCATGACAGGCTATGAACGCCTTAAAATGCTGCATGGCATTTTCCACCCGGAGGGCGGGCAGTTTGCCTTTGATTTTTCATGGCTTGCCCCGTCCGGGCTTTCCACAAAGGACTTTATCGCCCCGTCCTCTTTCCGTTTTGGCGAGGGGCGGTATTTCCGCATGGGGCGCAAAATCGGCGCGGTTTCATTCCTTGAAATCCTTGCGCCGGAATTAAACGACCGTATCTTATCTGACATTCTGGACTTGGAAACGGGCGTTATCGTCAATCTGCATATCCACAGTATCGACCAGACCGAAGCCATAAAGACAATCAAGCGGAAAATCACCGACCTTGACAAAATGAAAATCGAAGAACAGAAAAAAGCGGTACGCAGCGGCTACGACATGGATATAATCCCGTCCGACCTTGCCACTTTCGGCAGCGAAGCGAAGAACCTCTTACAGGACTTGCAGAGCCGGAATGAAAGAATGTTCCTCTTGACGTTCCTTGTGGTGAACATGGCAGACACAAAAAGGAAACTGGAAAATGACGTATTCGCGGCGGCGGGCATTGCACAGAAGAACAACTGCGCCTTAACCCGCCTTGACTACCAACAGGAAGCGGGGCTTATGTCCTCTGTACCGCTTGGGGAGAACCTTATCCCCATTCAAAGAGGGCTTACCACGTCAAGCACCGCTATCTTTATCCCCTTTATCACGCAGGAGCTTTTTCAGACGGGCGCGGCTTTGTACTATGGCTTAAACGCCCTTAGTAACAACATGATACTCTGCGACCGCAAGCAGCTAAAGAACCCCAACGGCTTAATCTTGGGTACGCCGGGAAGCGGGAAATCCTTTGCCGCCAAACGGGAAATGACAAACGCTTTCCTCATTACCGACGACGACATAATTATCTGCGACCCGGAAGCAGAGTATTTTTCCCTTGTGCAGCGGCTTGACGGGCAAGTGATACGGTTATCGCCTACGGGCAAGGGCATTGACGGGAAGCCCCAGTATGTGAACCCTATGGATATTAACCTCAATTACAGCGAGGACGACAGCCCCCTTGCGCTGAAATCCGACTTTATCCTCTCCCTCTGCGAGCTTGTCATAGGCGGCAAGGAGGGCTTGCAGCCCGTCGATAAGACCGTCATTGACCGCGCTGTTAGGAACGTGTACCGCCCTTTCCTTGCAGACCCCGACCCGGAGAAAATGCCTATCTTGGGCGACCTCTACAACGAGCTTTTGAAGCAGCCGGAGCCGGAAGCGGCGCGTATCGCGGCGGCGTTGGAGCTTTATGTTTCCGGGAGCCTTAACGTCTTTAACCACAGGACGAATGTAGAGCTTTCAAACCGCCTTGTCTGCTTTGACATCAAGCAGCTTGGGAAGCAGCTCAAAAAATTAGGTATGCTCATTGTGCAGGACCAGGTATGGAACCGCGTCACCGTCAACCGGGCAGAAAGGAAATCCACCCGGTATTTTATGGACGAATTTCATCTTCTCTTGAAAGAGGAACAGACCGCCGCCTATTCCGTTGAAATCTGGAAGCGTTTCAGAAAATGGGGCGGCATACCCACAGCAATCACGCAGAACGTCAAAGATTTGCTTGCTTCCCGCGAAGTGGAGAATATCTTTGAAAACTCTGATTTTGTCCTCATGCTCAATCAGGCGGCGGGCGACCGGGCTATCCTTGCAAAGCAGCTCAACATCTCCCCGCAGCAGATGAAGTATGTCACCCACACCGAAGCGGGCGAGGGGCTTATCTTCTACGGGAACGTGGTGCTGCCCTTTGTAGACCGCTTCCCGAAAGACACCGAGCTTTACCGGGTAATGACGACGAAGCCGGAGGAAGTGGGCGAAGCATGA
- a CDS encoding Maff2 family mobile element protein, whose protein sequence is MAFFNSAVDVLQTLVVALGAGLGIWGVINLMEGYGNDNPGAKSQGMKQLMAGGGVALIGMTLVPLLSGLFG, encoded by the coding sequence ATGGCATTTTTCAATAGCGCAGTAGACGTTTTGCAGACCCTTGTTGTAGCACTTGGAGCCGGGCTTGGTATCTGGGGCGTTATCAATCTCATGGAGGGCTACGGCAACGACAATCCGGGCGCGAAGAGCCAGGGCATGAAGCAGCTTATGGCGGGCGGCGGCGTTGCCCTTATCGGCATGACCCTTGTACCGCTGCTTTCCGGCTTGTTCGGTTAA
- a CDS encoding PrgI family protein, which produces MAYVPVPKDLSKVKTKVAFNLTKRQIVCFAAALLFGLPLFFLLKDSTGTSLASMAMIAVMLPCFLFAMYEKHGQPLEVVVKNIIQTKFIAPKERPYRTDNFYSVLERQRKLEKEVSAIAKGNTKKQRGGKRKA; this is translated from the coding sequence TTGGCGTATGTACCCGTACCCAAAGACTTATCCAAAGTCAAGACAAAAGTAGCGTTCAACCTTACCAAACGGCAGATTGTATGTTTTGCGGCGGCTCTCCTGTTCGGCTTGCCGCTTTTCTTTCTGCTCAAAGACAGCACAGGCACAAGCCTTGCGTCTATGGCTATGATTGCCGTCATGCTGCCCTGTTTCCTCTTTGCCATGTATGAGAAGCATGGACAGCCCCTTGAAGTGGTGGTGAAGAACATCATTCAGACGAAATTCATAGCCCCCAAAGAACGACCATACAGGACAGACAACTTTTATTCCGTCTTAGAACGGCAGAGAAAACTTGAAAAGGAGGTATCAGCGATTGCAAAAGGAAACACGAAGAAACAGCGCGGCGGGAAGCGCAAAGCCTAA
- a CDS encoding VirB6/TrbL-like conjugal transfer protein, CD1112 family, giving the protein MQSILDAINEWIKEILIGAINGNLSTMFGDVNEKVGTIAAEVGQTPQGWNANIFSMIQTLSENVIVPIAGLVITYVLCYELISMVTEKNNMHDVDTSMFFKWVFKAFVAVYLVTHTFDITMAVFDMAQHVVSGAAGVIGGSTEIDVAAALASMQDGLDAMEIPELLLLVMETSLVSLCMKIMSVLITVILYGRMIEIYLYCSVSPIPFATMTNREWGQIGNNYLKSLFAIGFQGFLIMICVGIYAVLVNNMIIADNLHSAIFSLAAYTVILCFSLFKSGALAKSIFSAH; this is encoded by the coding sequence ATGCAGAGCATACTTGACGCGATTAACGAATGGATAAAGGAAATCCTCATAGGAGCCATAAACGGTAATCTGTCAACTATGTTCGGGGACGTAAACGAGAAAGTCGGCACTATCGCCGCAGAGGTAGGGCAGACCCCGCAAGGGTGGAACGCAAATATATTCTCCATGATACAGACCCTTAGTGAGAATGTAATCGTACCCATTGCGGGGCTTGTCATTACCTACGTCCTATGCTATGAGCTTATCAGCATGGTAACGGAAAAGAACAATATGCACGACGTTGACACTTCCATGTTCTTCAAGTGGGTGTTCAAGGCGTTTGTGGCAGTCTACCTTGTGACGCACACCTTTGACATCACTATGGCGGTGTTCGATATGGCGCAGCACGTTGTTTCCGGCGCGGCGGGGGTAATCGGCGGCAGCACAGAGATTGATGTTGCCGCCGCCCTTGCTTCCATGCAGGACGGGCTTGACGCTATGGAAATCCCCGAACTGCTCTTACTTGTCATGGAAACAAGCCTTGTGAGCTTGTGCATGAAAATCATGTCCGTACTGATAACCGTTATCCTCTACGGGCGCATGATAGAGATTTACCTTTACTGTTCGGTATCGCCTATCCCGTTTGCAACAATGACGAACCGGGAATGGGGGCAGATAGGAAACAACTACCTCAAATCCCTGTTCGCTATCGGTTTTCAAGGCTTCCTCATTATGATATGCGTCGGCATTTACGCGGTTCTGGTAAACAACATGATAATAGCGGACAATCTGCACAGCGCGATATTCTCCCTTGCAGCCTATACCGTTATCCTCTGTTTCTCCCTGTTCAAATCCGGCGCACTGGCGAAGTCGATATTCTCCGCGCATTAG